The region aacttgggaatttttaacaatatatcgctttaatctaacccaaaatcattcagatatccaAAACGTCCAATGCATGATCCATTACCTTCGCTTTTGGGTTTGttagcattatgatttgcaatatttcaggtttacgtgttcacaagtttgtttttgtatctcgtagatgtttagatttccaattacaaactctgttttgattggtcactctacctcactgtgtaaatagttcaccctgaattcaAACTAAATACGTTCCGTTTCTGAgaacacaaaacaacaacattcttttacaaatcgtaCTGGGTATGCCTGAtttctgtattaaatttaactttcattttccaaatggtctggatagcacaagtgttgctAATAAACACACTTAAGTTGAGGGAACATGCTTTGAAGTCTCAAACATCagtttgcatttacctgttcatacacgcttttggaaaagtgttacataccacgtgcttagatttaaacgcatacctgaggtagctCCTATAGTTGTGTTTACGAGCAATAGAGTTCtaaagtgtgacgtcacgttGCCATGGCGCTTAaaaattcagttctaaacaaaagaacGCGTCCCTCGTGCGACCTTTGTGTAGAAGAGGTCAAGTGGGTAATTATCGTTTAGAAAAGCAAAAGGAGAGTTACCATAAGGTTTATTTACGTTTTTGTTCATAGTAGAAGCCCTTTAgttttaaaattgaaagaaaacgcGGTTAAAACGATTGTTATGGTTCAATGCTTTGCGCCCGACTGCAACCATCAATCGGAAAGTCACACGTGCAGATTTTTTAGTTTCCCTAGCAGGGAAAAAAAAGCGGATGAATACAGGAGATGGATTCGTCTATTGAGGtcagtaaattattattattaaggatGTAGTTTTCATATACTTTGTCGAATTGAAGAATGCGGTGAGACCGAAAGTACGGTCCGTTTCCACGATCGATATTAATGGCGGTGGCCGTGTTACTCGCGGTGTATTTGTCGCCTAGAAGTCTatgtttttatctttttcctGTGGTTATTACTGTTTCTCTTACTTTGACTTTAAGAGTCTCTTTCTTTTACGTGAATAATGAAGAGAAATTAAGAATTtgtattttcaacatttttgaaTGAGGGAATGTTATTTTATCTTGCCGCTTCCAGTCTTCTTCTGATAATTATTCGAGCAATTGTTTGTATGGCTGCTATGTCTGTTTGCTGCAGCTCTGTTAATTTATAAAAGTGCAGATAAAGCTAAAATTTCCCTTTTCTCTTTAGGAGACAAGACAGAGAGCCAGGGAAGCATTCCCGAGTTTGCAGCTGCCATTTCAGGGATGGGAACAAAAGTAATGGCCCTGAGAGTTTCAAGAGGAACCAAAATAAACTTTTTCCTGCAGAACAAGGAAccaaaccaaaaaagaaaaaatcgatCCAGCCAGGAAGAAGTCTGTGTATGCAAGAAGTGATAGAGACTGCAAGGGAGAAAATTAAATCCCAACAAGTGCCTGAGAGATCTGAATCAAgtacaaaggaaattgttttAGAAGCAGAGCTAGAACaagcaaaaatggaaataactGACTTGAAAGAAAAGATTGGATACTTAAAAAATCATTACACAGTTTCTACATTGAATGAAGATGTTTTGAAGATGGAAACTGGGCTCCCAACTAGAGATGTTTTCAACATTGTTGTCAGTTATACAGAAAGGTTCAAAGACGAAATCAATTACTTTGCTGGCTGGAGAGTCGAATCGATCAGATTTGAAGACCAAATATTTATTACATTAATGAAAGTCAGACAAAATTACACAAATCTTCATCTTGCTCAATTATTTAGCTGTAGTGTATCCACAATTGCAAATATTGTTACTACATTCATCCATGTtatccattcaattttatttactGATCTCATGACATCAATCCCTTCTAGGGATAAGAACAATCTGTCTGCCCCATCATCATTTAATCAATTTGGGTCTTGTAGGGTAGTAATAGACTGTACGGACATCGAGATCGCCACACCAGGATTAATGAGCCAGCAAAATGCTACTTACTCGAGTTATAGAGGAATGCATTCTTTTAAAGTCATTGTGGGTGTTGCACCAAATGGTGTAATTACCTATGTCAGTAAGCTATATCCAGGTTCGATATCTGATAAAGCAATTGTGCAGCAATCTGGATTGTTAAATCACCTGACTGCTGGGGATTTGGTCCTAGCCGACAAAGGCTTTCTGATTCAGGACCTTGTACCAAATGGTGTCTCAGTAAATATTCCACCTTTTCTAAACAATGGGACATTCACTGAAGGTGAAGCACAGGCAACAAAGGCCATCGCAAAATGTAGA is a window of Montipora capricornis isolate CH-2021 chromosome 13, ASM3666992v2, whole genome shotgun sequence DNA encoding:
- the LOC138029287 gene encoding uncharacterized protein, whose amino-acid sequence is MVQCFAPDCNHQSESHTCRFFSFPSREKKADEYRRWIRLLRRQDREPGKHSRVCSCHFRDGNKSNGPESFKRNQNKLFPAEQGTKPKKKKSIQPGRSLCMQEVIETAREKIKSQQVPERSESSTKEIVLEAELEQAKMEITDLKEKIGYLKNHYTVSTLNEDVLKMETGLPTRDVFNIVVSYTERFKDEINYFAGWRVESIRFEDQIFITLMKVRQNYTNLHLAQLFSCSVSTIANIVTTFIHVIHSILFTDLMTSIPSRDKNNLSAPSSFNQFGSCRVVIDCTDIEIATPGLMSQQNATYSSYRGMHSFKVIVGVAPNGVITYVSKLYPGSISDKAIVQQSGLLNHLTAGDLVLADKGFLIQDLVPNGVSVNIPPFLNNGTFTEGEAQATKAIAKCRIHVERANARLKDFKILSFIPSYLRCHADIIFQLCASLVNLQFPLIKEGCEGYEFD